Within the Mycobacteriales bacterium genome, the region CGGTCGTGCGCCGGCTGCTCAAGGAGGCGCCCGCCCCGGCGCCGGTCTACGGGGCCTGACATCCATGGCTGACAAGCGGATGACCGCCGAGCAGGTGATCGGGGAGCTGCGCTCGGGCATGACGCTCGGCATCGGGGGCTGGGGCTCGCGGCGCAAGCCGATGGCACTGGTGCGCGCCCTGTTGCGTTCCGACGTGACCGACCTGACCGTCGTCTCCTACGGCGGCCCCGACGTCGGGCTGCTCTGCGCAGCGGGCAAGGTGCGGCGGCTGGTCTTCGGCTTCGTCTCGCTCGACTCGATCCCGCTGGAGCCACACTTCCAGGCGGCGCGCAAGGCCGGCACGATCGAGGTCACGGAGCTCGACGAAGGCATGCTCCAGTGGGGGCTCTACGCCGCGTCGCTGCGGCTGCCGTTCCTGCCGACACGCGCCGGCCTCGGGTCGGACGTCATGCGGGTCAACCCGGACCTGCGCACGGTCACCTCGCCCTACGCCGGCGGCGAAGAGCTGGTCGCCGTACCCGCCCTGCACCTCGACGCGGCGCTCGTGCACCTCAACCGGGCCGACCCGAGCGGCAACGCGGTGTTCC harbors:
- a CDS encoding CoA-transferase, which codes for MADKRMTAEQVIGELRSGMTLGIGGWGSRRKPMALVRALLRSDVTDLTVVSYGGPDVGLLCAAGKVRRLVFGFVSLDSIPLEPHFQAARKAGTIEVTELDEGMLQWGLYAASLRLPFLPTRAGLGSDVMRVNPDLRTVTSPYAGGEELVAVPALHLDAALVHLNRADPSGNAVFLGPDLYFDDLYCQAAERAYLSCERVVPTEELAKHDVTRMRISRWMVHGVVEAPGGAHFTSCVPDYDRDEDFQKQYVAAAKEPDAWPAFYERYLAEQS